A genomic stretch from Aedes albopictus strain Foshan chromosome 2, AalbF5, whole genome shotgun sequence includes:
- the LOC109428387 gene encoding uncharacterized protein LOC109428387 gives MHPRDELKPIAREDWPALRDMFKTEWPKHEIGYNTIQNYINWVAIDPKIKNLEVLGLNDGWRENGTYIVVDRFHIYMHSLDDSGDSLKRALMLLDWDYSYMIVSAQESKRTVIQEVLRLCNVDTLWEVTSSMKYELPMEDCLKLELSLPEGLELKKLGIEHAVTANEVWPWRHEGSEYFMKRLAAWNTSIGLFNESGEMLAWSFVWPTGAIGPLEVAKNHLRKGYGTIIAKAIAKEVAKVGMNCYGTIVSGNDASEAMFSKLGFKRVEDTYYVRTRAKKLVEYDH, from the exons ATGCACCCCCGCGATGAGCTGAAACCGATCGCCAGGGAGGACTGGCCGGCGCTTCGGGACATGTTCAAGACGGAGTGGCCCAAACACGAAATCGGATACAACACCATCCAGAACTACATCAACTGGGTGGCGATCGATCCGAAGATTAAGAACTTGGAGGTGCTCGGGTTGAACGACGGCTGGCGAGAGAACGGGACGTACATCGTTGTG GACCGGTTCCATATCTATATGCATAGTTTGGACGATTCCGGGGATTCGTTGAAACGAGCCTTGATGCTGCTCGATTGGGACTACAGCTATATGATCGTGAGCGCACAGGAGTCCAAGCGAACGGTGATCCAGGAAGTGCTTCGATTGTGCAATGTGGATACTCTGTGGGAAGTGACTAGTAGCATGAAGTATGAATTGCCTATGGAGGACTGTTTGAAACTGGAATTGTCACTGCCGGAGGGGTTAGAACTGAAAAAACTTGGCATTGAACATGCTGTAACCGCCAACGAAGTTTGGCCATGGAGACACGAAGGCTCGGAGTATTTCATGAAGCGACTGGCAGCGTGGAATACCTCCATAGGTCTGTTCAACGAATCTGGAGAAATGCTAGCGTGGAGCTTTGTGTGGCCGACTGGAGCAATCGGACCGCTGGAAGTGGCGAAAAATCATCTTCGCAAAGGGTACGGCACAATCATTGCGAAAGCGATTGCCAAGGAGGTGGCAAAAGTTGGAATGAATTGCTACGGAACGATAGTCAGTGGCAATGATGCATCCGAGGCCATGTTCAGCAAGCTTGGCTTCAAACGGGTAGAGGATACGTATTATGTTCGAACTCGGGCAAAGAAGCTGGTGGAGTACGATCATTGA